One genomic segment of Chitinivibrionales bacterium includes these proteins:
- a CDS encoding RelA/SpoT family protein, producing MLLMEWSVERSAENLITQIKEVNPRVDTELISKAFCFSWEAHKNQVRKSGEPFLSHPVAVALILAELQLDSITIAAGLLHDVLEDTPVDKDQLTEEFGEEIAPLVDGVTKIQKFEMKSRAQRQAETYRKMLLSMAKDIRVIIIKFADRLHNLRTLKYLKPSKIRDIAAETIDIYAPLAHRLGMAKVKWELEDLAFKHLHPDEYKKIVTKIVNSRYDREKLIDSFTIPLRHKLEQEGIEATVIGRPKHFYSIYRKMHLYNRPFEEIYDLLAIRVITNSIRDCYHVLGIVHSIWKPIQDRFKDYIGTPKLNGYQSLHTTIFGEHGNITEIQIRTWEMNHVAEDGIAAHWRYKNGEEDINSKDEHALEWLKNLIEWQKDLTDSAEFFEFFKVDLFHAEIFIFTPRGDLISLPKGATVLDFAFAVHTDLGLHCIGAKVDGKIEPINTVLKSGCTVEILHSSSKWPSIDWLQHIQTAKARSSIRRYFKNMEKHESIELGKKIIRTNYNKLHFSSQFTDHVPGMLKSLGINNLDQVYELVGKGELPISRIVHYFQTRKSRQSMPSRMVSGFVRTFVNPNFPIPVDDTENIMIRFAKCCNPIPGDSIIGFVTKGRGIAIHRSDCPHVNSFRNEEERTIAVSWDNQENGRYVVIIEIVANDSPGLLYEISKVFTNFGANVIEGSIRTENQRVHNIFKIEIRNKNQLKQIFRRIQKIKGIEKISRTKDYIYSSKK from the coding sequence ATGCTGTTAATGGAATGGTCGGTCGAACGATCCGCCGAAAACCTGATTACCCAAATCAAGGAAGTCAACCCCCGGGTTGATACCGAGCTGATTAGCAAGGCGTTTTGTTTCTCCTGGGAAGCACACAAGAACCAGGTCCGCAAATCCGGAGAGCCCTTTCTTTCCCATCCCGTTGCCGTTGCCCTCATTTTAGCCGAATTACAGCTCGATTCGATTACAATCGCCGCAGGCCTTTTACATGATGTTCTTGAAGATACTCCGGTCGACAAGGATCAATTAACCGAAGAATTCGGCGAGGAAATTGCCCCGCTGGTTGATGGCGTTACCAAGATCCAGAAATTTGAGATGAAATCCCGGGCTCAACGCCAGGCCGAAACCTATCGGAAAATGCTTTTGTCCATGGCCAAAGATATCCGGGTAATTATCATCAAATTTGCCGACCGGCTCCATAATTTACGCACACTGAAATATTTAAAACCGTCAAAGATTCGAGATATCGCGGCCGAAACAATCGATATCTACGCCCCCCTGGCTCACCGTCTCGGAATGGCAAAAGTCAAATGGGAACTTGAAGATCTTGCATTCAAACATCTACACCCCGATGAATACAAAAAAATTGTCACAAAAATTGTAAATTCACGCTATGACCGTGAAAAACTTATCGACAGCTTTACTATTCCTCTCCGGCATAAGCTCGAACAGGAAGGAATTGAAGCGACTGTAATCGGCCGTCCCAAGCATTTTTACAGTATCTACCGCAAAATGCACCTCTATAACCGGCCCTTCGAAGAAATATACGATCTTCTTGCAATCCGGGTTATTACCAACAGTATCAGGGATTGCTATCATGTTCTGGGCATTGTCCATTCAATATGGAAACCCATCCAGGACCGTTTCAAAGACTATATCGGGACGCCTAAACTGAATGGATATCAATCGCTGCACACGACAATATTTGGTGAGCACGGCAATATTACTGAAATACAGATACGGACCTGGGAAATGAACCATGTTGCTGAGGATGGTATTGCAGCGCACTGGCGATATAAAAATGGTGAAGAAGACATTAATTCAAAGGATGAACATGCGCTGGAATGGCTGAAGAATCTTATCGAATGGCAAAAAGATCTCACCGATTCGGCAGAATTTTTTGAATTTTTCAAAGTTGACCTGTTTCATGCCGAAATATTCATATTTACCCCCAGAGGAGACCTGATTTCTCTTCCCAAGGGCGCTACGGTCCTGGATTTTGCCTTTGCCGTTCACACCGATCTGGGACTTCATTGCATCGGCGCAAAGGTTGACGGCAAAATTGAGCCGATAAACACAGTTTTAAAAAGCGGTTGTACTGTCGAAATTCTTCATTCATCATCCAAGTGGCCCTCTATCGACTGGCTGCAGCACATCCAAACCGCCAAAGCCCGTTCCTCGATCCGGCGGTATTTTAAAAATATGGAAAAGCACGAAAGTATCGAGCTGGGCAAAAAGATCATCCGTACAAATTACAATAAACTCCATTTTTCTTCCCAATTTACTGATCATGTACCGGGAATGTTGAAATCTTTGGGAATCAACAACCTCGATCAGGTCTACGAACTCGTTGGAAAAGGCGAACTTCCCATCAGCCGAATTGTACACTACTTTCAAACGCGAAAATCCAGGCAGTCGATGCCGTCACGAATGGTATCGGGATTTGTTCGTACTTTTGTTAATCCCAATTTTCCGATACCTGTCGACGACACCGAAAATATAATGATTCGTTTTGCCAAATGCTGCAATCCGATCCCCGGCGATTCCATCATTGGATTCGTGACTAAAGGACGAGGTATTGCCATACACCGTTCGGATTGTCCTCATGTTAATAGCTTCCGTAATGAGGAAGAACGAACTATTGCCGTCAGCTGGGACAATCAGGAAAATGGCCGGTATGTTGTTATAATTGAAATTGTCGCCAATGATTCTCCCGGCCTTCTTTATGAAATATCGAAGGTATTTACTAATTTCGGCGCTAATGTGATCGAAGGATCGATTAGAACCGAAAACCAACGGGTACATAATATTTTCAAGATTGAAATCCGTAACAAGAATCAACTGAAACAGATTTTCAGGCGAATACAAAAAATTAAAGGAATTGAGAAGATATCCCGAACAAAAGATTATATTTATTCCTCAAAAAAATAG
- a CDS encoding DUF4388 domain-containing protein, whose protein sequence is MSLVAPMGFIQSFLIEIAAFAGGIGIAVMILFLKNRTRSNLADIQETHTTFVFSGNLKQTSLLDAIQFLEIGRRQGILHIYCGRRKGYLTFADGKVIDAFYRNTTGREAIFAMLDLEEGDFYFEPKMIMQPQLMQESILDLTFEWDARKNS, encoded by the coding sequence ATGAGTTTAGTTGCACCTATGGGTTTCATACAATCATTTTTGATTGAAATTGCCGCTTTTGCAGGCGGGATCGGTATTGCGGTGATGATCCTTTTCCTGAAAAATCGTACCAGGAGTAATCTTGCCGACATCCAGGAGACCCACACAACATTTGTTTTTTCCGGCAATCTGAAACAGACATCGCTTCTTGATGCAATTCAGTTTCTTGAAATCGGGCGTCGCCAGGGAATTCTCCATATCTACTGTGGCCGCCGGAAAGGATATCTTACATTCGCTGATGGGAAAGTAATTGATGCATTTTATCGGAATACCACTGGAAGAGAAGCGATTTTCGCCATGCTCGATCTTGAGGAAGGCGATTTTTATTTTGAACCGAAAATGATCATGCAACCTCAATTAATGCAGGAATCCATTCTGGATCTGACATTTGAGTGGGATGCAAGAAAAAACAGCTGA